The Mesorhizobium sp. AR10 genome includes the window GACGGCAAAGCCCGACACCGAAGCGCCGAGTTCCGGCAGGGCTGCCTCCAGCCCGGACAGATCGAGCTTGGCGGCATTGCCGTGCACATCATGGCCGCCGGGGCAGAACACCACCGGATCGGTGCCGAGCGCTGCCTTCAGCCCGTCGCGGGCAAGATCGCCTTCGGCAAAGCCGATCATCACAAGTGCTACGCGGCCGCCCTGGCCCTCGACCAGCGCGTTGGTGGCAAGCGTCGTCGACATCGACACCAGTTTGATGGCAGCCGGGTCGGTGCCGGCCTTTTGCAAGACCGCGTCGACTGCGCCGGAAATGCCGACCGCCAGATCGTGGCGCGTGGTCAGCGCCTTGGCCTTGGCCAGCACCTTGCCCTTGTTGGGTCCTTCCTGCGCCCCCTCGGTTTCCGACCATAGCACGGCATCGGTGTAGGTGCCGCCGGTGTCGATGCCGAGGAACAGGGGGGATGGCTTGGTCTTGGCGGTCATGCTGGCGGCGGGTCCGGACAGATGAGGAATTTTGCTCCCCGCCCTTAACCGATACCGCCCCGCGGATAAAGGCGGGAGAGATGGGCCACCGAGGAGTTCGATCTCCCCCCTCGTGGGGGAGATGGCCGGCAGGCCAGAGGGGGGCGCGAAGGATCGCCTACTTAGCCACGACCTGAGGCGCCCCAGCCAGCCCGGCCGCAATCACAATATGCTGGCAGACATTGTCGATGTCGCGGATGATGTCGTCGTTCCAGAAGCGCAGGACGGTCCAGCCATCCTGTTCCAGACGCACTGTCCTCGCTTCGTCGCTGGCAACAGCACCGGCTTCCGTATGCTGGGAGCCGTCGACCTCGACGACAAGTTTTTTCTCCGGGCAAGCGAAGTCGACAATGTAACCGGCGATCGGAAATTGTCGCCGGAAGCCAAGCCCCATCAGCCAGTGCGCGCGAAGCTCGTTCCAGAGCTTCAATTCAGCTGATGTCATCACCTTGCGCATCGATCTGGCGTTTGCGCGATGTTTTGGAGGCAATGGCGTGTGAGGCATTGTCAATGCTCGGTGGCTACCAGGGTTGGAGCTCTACGGCGCCCCCCTCTGTCCTGCCGGACATCTCCCCCACGAGGGGGGAGATTGGCAGCTCGGTCGCTCACGGCGTCAGGTCGATTTCCTCGGTCTCGCCGCCATCGCAGGTGTAGCAGCAGTCGTCGCATTTTTCCTTGTTGTTGGGGCCGACGCCCCAATAGGTTTCCTCGTCGCCGTCGACCCAGGCGCCGTAGCAGATCGACTCGCCCTCGTCGCAGGAAACCGGGATCTGCTTGGTCTCGCCATCATCGAGAAAAAAGTCCTTGCCATCTCCCGGCCAGACATAGTCGCGGTCCTGGCTGTAGAGTTCGAGGCGCATGGCGTTGGGATGGCTGTTCTTGATGGCAAAGGTGATGTCGGCCGCGTGCGCGGCCGGCGCAAACAGCGCGGCAAGAGAAAGCGCGACGACGATGCGGCGCGTGGATGTGAAAGACATGAAAACCCCCTGGGATGAGAATCGGCCGCCCGGCCGCGAG containing:
- a CDS encoding endonuclease domain-containing protein, which encodes MPHTPLPPKHRANARSMRKVMTSAELKLWNELRAHWLMGLGFRRQFPIAGYIVDFACPEKKLVVEVDGSQHTEAGAVASDEARTVRLEQDGWTVLRFWNDDIIRDIDNVCQHIVIAAGLAGAPQVVAK